The genomic region TATTCCCATGGCCAAGCTCGATCAAAGTTATCAAGCCTTGGTTAATGCCCAAGGACCTATAGGAGAACTGATAGCCCTAAGTTATACAGGAACAATGGCAGATATTCTCGATAAAAAGAAAGCCATAGGTGATCAACTGTTCTTAACACCTGCCGCGTACCAGGAAGCAATAGAAAAAATCAATGGGTACATAGCTAACATGAACAAAGCTTATCAGGAGGAAGGTCGTTCTCTGGAACAGACATTCCTCACATCAAGAGAGGAATTGCTTAAGATGGTAGGAGAAGGCTATCCCTACCCTACTGGATTAAGTAATGCAGAAATCAAAGTACTGACCAACTCTATGATAACCTTAATGAATAAACCTCAGAACTATTCAGAGGACCAGATAAAGAGTGCAATGAAACTCTCTGCTTTTCTAAAAGCAGAAGATACGGTTCCCTATATAGAACCCCTTTTAAGCACCCCTACATACTTTGATGAAGGAATTAACACCTTAGGGAAGATTGGAGGAAGTCAGGCTAGACAAATCCTTACTACCCAATTGCAGACTATCGGCAAGGCCAGAGAAGTCATACCCGTTTTAGAAGCTCTGGGCAAAGTCGCAGACGAAGAAGATGTTAACAATATAGTCAATTATATTGAACCTGAAGATGGATCAGCTCCCGTTCCGGATTACGAAAAAGCGGCATTAAAATCATTGGCAGATATGTCCTTACGAGGGATAAGCGATAACAAAATACAAAGTATTTTTGAAACATATCTCAAATCAAACAACCCAGAATTACGAATGGGAGCGATTAAAGGCTTGGGGAACCAGGGGACAAAAGCTGAGGAACTACTATTACCTCTTCTCAGGACAGAAAAGGATGAACAAGTTATCATTGAAACGATCAAAGCCTTATCTAGCTCAGCAAGCCGAGCAACCACACAAACCTTTTTAGGTCTACTGAGAACTGATACGTTAGAACCCCCAGTCCGTAGGGAGATCATTAAAAGTCTGGCCTCCTCCGATCAGGGAGTGCAAGCTGTACCATATATTGCCAATGACCTGAGTTCATCAGAAGAAATAGTACAGTCTGCAGCGGTACAGGCTATGCTGGATCTATATCCCTATAATCCACAAACTGTGACGGCAACCTTAACCAGAGGGCTTCTCACCAATACGAATCCTATATACCGGGAATCAGCCAGTCAAATACTAGCCCAGTTAGCAGATCCGAATGCGGTTCCCACTCTCATTCAAATGCTGGATAAACCAGAAAGACAGGTTAAAGAGAATGCCACTTGGGCTTTGTACAAAATAGGCCCTGATAACAATGTAAGGCTATTAACAAATTTAAAAAACCTGGTTACCAGTGAAGCAGAACCTTTATCTGTTAGGGTGAATGCCGTAAGAACCATTGGTAAAATAGGAACCGATACTCCCCAGCTAAATCTCTGGCAAACTCTTATGACGGCCGCCAAAATGAAAGGGGATAAGTATTACATGTTAAAGTTTTATGCTATCGAAGCCTTAGGGAATTTAGGGGATAAAAGAGAAGAAATCATTGATATATTAACACAAATTGCCACACGAGACCGTGATGAGGAAACCCAAATAGTAGCCCTTGAGTCTTTGGGCAAATTAGGAATCCCTATTGCAGATACCGAATCTTCCCTCATTAGTTTATACAAAAAGAGTGACAACCCTAATGTTAAGCTACAAATCATATTGACCTTGAGTGATATGGATGCTTCGCGAGTGGTGGAAATCGCACCTGAAATGCTAGTTAAGGATATTGATTTATCCGCCAGAAAGAAGATCATTTATTCATTAAGTAGAATGGGAACAACTCAGACATTAACACTGTGTCTGGATGCGGCCAAAGTAGAAGATATATATGATTATGTTGGACAAATATTATCAGAAGCGAATCCCACTGTTATGAAACCACTTATCGCCCAAAGATTGAAAGGGGAAACAAATCAGGAAATCATCCAATTACTGGAAGATTTGCAAGCAGAAATTGACGCGAGTTTTTAGTGAACAAAGTTATTTTCCACATTGATATGGATGCTTTCTACGCCTCTGTAGAACAAAGGGATAACCCCGACTACAGAGGTAAGCCGGTCATAGTAGGAGCCCTGCCGGGACATCGTGGCGTTGTATCGACCTGTAGCTACGAAGCACGTCAATTTGGTGTCAGATCTGGGTTGCCGATTTCCTATGCCTATTCACGTTGTCCTCAGGGAATATATATCCTCCCCAGAATGAAACACTATCAGCAGGTTAGTAATCAAATAATGACCATATTCCAGGATTATTCCCCTGCTATAACCCAACTATCTGTGGATGAAGCTTTCCTTGATATGACGGGGACGCAAAAACTATTTGGGGATCCCCAGTCAATTGCTGAGACAATAAAAAAACGAGTATATGACGAATTGGGTCTAACCTTAAGTATTGGAATTGCTCCTAATTATCTAGTAGCCAAAATGGCATCAGATTACAATAAACCTAATGGGTTATATGAAGTAACAGAGGATAAGATAGAGGACTTCATTGATCTTCTCCCTTTAAAGGACTTATGGGGAGTCGGCAAGAAGAGCCTTCAAATTATTGCTGAAGTGGGAATCACATCAACTAAACAATTAAGACAAGTTTCTCTAGAAGAATTGAAAAGCCTGTTCGGTCAGGCATCTGCCCATTATTTATATAATGTGGTTAGGGGCATTGATCCAGGACTTTTTGGCTCTGCACCTAAAAGTCATTCTATTAGTGCGGAAAGAACCTACCCGGAAGATACAAGAGATGTTTTGCGTATAGAACGCACCTTATTAGAGATAAGCCATACCATTATGTTTCGTCTCATGCAAGAATCCTTTAGAGGAAAAACACTCGTATTCAAAATCCGATATGAAGATTTCACCACTTCGACAATTCAGCAAAAAAGACAAACCTATCTAACCAGTGCGGAGGAGATCTATGAAGGAGGCTTGGAACTTCTCAGGAAAAAGTGGAATAGAACCACCCCTATCCGTCTTATCGGTTTGGGTGTTACAAACTTAGAAAAACTGGGAGGTGCTAGCCAACAAGAATTATTCGAGACTCCCTATACGAAGAAAAGAAAACTAGAAGAGACCGTATTACGAATCAAAAATAAATTCCCAGAAGGGAAGATAACAAAAGCTAGTTTGTTAAAAACAGAAAAAGATATTCCCTCTCATCCCCTCAAAAAATAGATCCTATCCATTGTCATAACTTACAGATATAGACTAGCCTGTAATCTATGAAAAAAAACTATCCTTTACGAAAACCGGATTATACAAGATCCATCCCGAATATTGTGTCGTCCCTGCTTGAGTATTATCATTGTCCGACACGGTATCCCAGCTTAGCGGAATTGAGAGAGCCTCTGGGTAGTAATGCTAAAAATGTATTAGTCATTATACTCGATGGTATGGGTACAGAGCTTATTAAATCCAATCTGTCAGAGACAGGATTTTTAAATCAAAATATAAAAGCCTCCCTAACTTCTGTTTATCCGAGTACAACGACAGCAGCAATGACAGCCTATTATACAGGACAATCCCCACTAGAACATGGGTGGCTTGGATGGACATTGTATATGAAGGAGTTCGGAGGGCTGGTCGATGCTTTTACCAATAAAGGAACCGTCAGTCAAGAACCTATATGGACTCAGTCAGCAGCTCAATATCTAATGCCCTATCAGACAATATTTGATCAGATACATCACTACAGCCCAGAAGTAAAACAGACGGTCATACAACCCTCTAGTATAAACTTCCAAAAGGGTCCACAAACAAATATCAAAGTGGATACTATTCAGGAGCTCTTTCAGGAAATAGTCCGGATTAGTCAGCAGGAAAACCAGCAGTTTATCTTTGCTTACTGGCCGAACCCTGACAGTACACTACATAAAGAAGGATGTTACACAACTAAGGTTAAAGACCTATTCAAGGAGCTGGAGAATGGTGTAGAGAAGCTAACAGATCAATTAAAGGATACCCTTCTCATTCTATCTGCAGATCATGGTCAAATTGACGTGGGCCGAACCGTCAACCTAAGAGATTATCCAGAGATTGACGCCTGTTTAATTATGCCTCCTTCACTGGAATCAAGAGCTCTTAGCTTATTTGTGAAACCTAATAAGAAGGCCCAATTTGAAGACCTGTTTAACGAAAATTTTGGTGACGAATTTATCTTGTTATCAAAGGAAGACTTCTTATCTCAGGCCTATCTGGGACAAGGGACAGCTCACAGAAAAATAGATGATTATCTAGGAGATTATATAGCCATAGGGATTGGAGAAACGCTCTTACAATACATCATGCCAAACTCATCCCCCCTGCCTCAATTCAAGGGACATCATGCGGGATTAAGGAAAGAAGAAATGTCTATACCTCTTATCATTAAAAGGTTGTCCCCTTAGGAACAGGGACAACCTCAATAAGTTTTATTCGGGGGGGGAACTTTTCTTATCTTGTATGAGTTTTTCTCTATCCTCTATACCAGCAGCTAATGATACAGCTCTGGGGGTCCTTAACCCAATGGGACTGATTTTTGCGTATACTTCTTTGGCATAGGACAAATTGTCTTCTGCTTTTTTAAGGCTGTCCCATTCACCTAAGTTAAAATCCACTATTCTCAAATAGTTATCAACAGAGTTCATATGTTTCTTATCATCCTGACTGACAACATGGGGAGAAAAAGAAGTACAACTAAAACAGGTAGAGACCAATATCAGTGATATTATAAATTTCATATGCCATCAATCCTTTAATTATTTGGGAAATGGGAGATAAGGGGCTCCAAAGGATAGAACGTTAGCATCAACGAATTTGCTACCGTTGTATGGACGTTGGATTTGAATAGGAACACCAATGGCAACAGGAGAGCCTTTCATTTCCATAATCACATACCCATTTCCAGCTTCATAGAGAATAGTACCTAAAGCATTTCGATATACGGTCCATTTATCTTCTGGGATAGTTGCGATAACCTGAATGGTCTGATCATAGTCGGCTTTTCTATTGAAGATTGTATCCATATCCTTTGAATGGTAGGGAAAATCTTTTTTGTACTTATTCCATTTATGGTCTTTTGAAGCTTTCACAAGCGCCTTAAGAAAATCATCTTTTAAAGAATCAAGCTCCTTACTTCGTTGAGAAGGAAATGATAGATTATTTTCTTTGTAGCTCTTTAATAATTCCTGATATTCTGTGTAATCCTCTAAACCTTTGGGGCAAAGACGGATTAACATAGGCATACTCAGTTTTCCTTCGTGGGCATAGTCTATGGCGTTGACTAACCTAGCCTTCACCTCTACATATTCTTTATCATGAATACCATTGATTAGCTTTTCAAAATAGGAATCTGCATGTGCAAAAACATCAACATAATCACCTACTGTTGCTTTTTGTTCATCATGACCAACAATATCTTGATGTTCTTTAATGAGTAGAGGGAACTTACTATTAAAAGTTTTCTCAATGGCTTTGAACTGCTTAAGACGATTTCGTACCATAACAATATCGTCATATTCCATATAGTCAAACTTATTATCCCTGGCCAAAAGTAAATTTTGAAACACAGGATATTCTGACATCCATCCACGCAGATAATGGAATTGATTCGTCTCCTCTCGCAAAGCATCCGCTTCAGCTTTTCTATCTGCTTCTTGATTGGCTGCCCTATTAACTTGTTTTGATAACGCATCAAATCTTGTAATCAAAGCTTTTACAGTATCTGAAGATTTGTACTCATCAGAGATCTTTCCAAGATATTTTTCTGCACTAGCTATATCCCGTTGTGCACTTGATAAAACATCGCTATCCAGATATTTAACCACACGATCTAGACGATCAGCAGTTAATTTAGCATACCTTTTGTCTTTAGAAGACGGTTCAGCATATGAAGAAATCGTCGTCAGTAATAACATTAGCGTTATCACAAGTCTAATAATACTTGCCCTTTTACTTACCATACTTACTCCTTTTCCTATAATTTTTTCTATAACCTATACTTCTGATGATTTGCTTAAATCACCCATAAAGGGT from Spirochaeta cellobiosiphila DSM 17781 harbors:
- a CDS encoding HEAT repeat domain-containing protein; translation: MKRIVPLFIWLSMLPMVYGQVINNSLGDKFTSIYPELKQGYIDLNRNSRKDESGDINEVIPDSRVKDEKIQVQEILDFLKMYYQYIPMAKLDQSYQALVNAQGPIGELIALSYTGTMADILDKKKAIGDQLFLTPAAYQEAIEKINGYIANMNKAYQEEGRSLEQTFLTSREELLKMVGEGYPYPTGLSNAEIKVLTNSMITLMNKPQNYSEDQIKSAMKLSAFLKAEDTVPYIEPLLSTPTYFDEGINTLGKIGGSQARQILTTQLQTIGKAREVIPVLEALGKVADEEDVNNIVNYIEPEDGSAPVPDYEKAALKSLADMSLRGISDNKIQSIFETYLKSNNPELRMGAIKGLGNQGTKAEELLLPLLRTEKDEQVIIETIKALSSSASRATTQTFLGLLRTDTLEPPVRREIIKSLASSDQGVQAVPYIANDLSSSEEIVQSAAVQAMLDLYPYNPQTVTATLTRGLLTNTNPIYRESASQILAQLADPNAVPTLIQMLDKPERQVKENATWALYKIGPDNNVRLLTNLKNLVTSEAEPLSVRVNAVRTIGKIGTDTPQLNLWQTLMTAAKMKGDKYYMLKFYAIEALGNLGDKREEIIDILTQIATRDRDEETQIVALESLGKLGIPIADTESSLISLYKKSDNPNVKLQIILTLSDMDASRVVEIAPEMLVKDIDLSARKKIIYSLSRMGTTQTLTLCLDAAKVEDIYDYVGQILSEANPTVMKPLIAQRLKGETNQEIIQLLEDLQAEIDASF
- the dinB gene encoding DNA polymerase IV, yielding MNKVIFHIDMDAFYASVEQRDNPDYRGKPVIVGALPGHRGVVSTCSYEARQFGVRSGLPISYAYSRCPQGIYILPRMKHYQQVSNQIMTIFQDYSPAITQLSVDEAFLDMTGTQKLFGDPQSIAETIKKRVYDELGLTLSIGIAPNYLVAKMASDYNKPNGLYEVTEDKIEDFIDLLPLKDLWGVGKKSLQIIAEVGITSTKQLRQVSLEELKSLFGQASAHYLYNVVRGIDPGLFGSAPKSHSISAERTYPEDTRDVLRIERTLLEISHTIMFRLMQESFRGKTLVFKIRYEDFTTSTIQQKRQTYLTSAEEIYEGGLELLRKKWNRTTPIRLIGLGVTNLEKLGGASQQELFETPYTKKRKLEETVLRIKNKFPEGKITKASLLKTEKDIPSHPLKK
- a CDS encoding alkaline phosphatase family protein, whose amino-acid sequence is MKKNYPLRKPDYTRSIPNIVSSLLEYYHCPTRYPSLAELREPLGSNAKNVLVIILDGMGTELIKSNLSETGFLNQNIKASLTSVYPSTTTAAMTAYYTGQSPLEHGWLGWTLYMKEFGGLVDAFTNKGTVSQEPIWTQSAAQYLMPYQTIFDQIHHYSPEVKQTVIQPSSINFQKGPQTNIKVDTIQELFQEIVRISQQENQQFIFAYWPNPDSTLHKEGCYTTKVKDLFKELENGVEKLTDQLKDTLLILSADHGQIDVGRTVNLRDYPEIDACLIMPPSLESRALSLFVKPNKKAQFEDLFNENFGDEFILLSKEDFLSQAYLGQGTAHRKIDDYLGDYIAIGIGETLLQYIMPNSSPLPQFKGHHAGLRKEEMSIPLIIKRLSP